Proteins found in one Chloroflexota bacterium genomic segment:
- a CDS encoding ABC transporter ATP-binding protein translates to MTANVVPALEVRNITKQFPGVLANDQISFTLLPGEIHAFLGENGAGKSTLMNILYGLYDPDQGEILINGELAKIKNPADAIRLGLGMVHQEYALVDTLTVTENIILGTELRNGPILNAKEASQRVRDLSEQYGLAVPPDAIVGDLPVGVQQRVEILKALYRNVNMLILDEPTAVLTPQEADDLFRVMRELADQGKALIFITHKLREVREVADRITVLRRGKVVGGADPKTASEGQLAALMVGRDVVLKVDKTAANPGEAVLKVRNLKLRDDRGLTVLDDVSLDVHAGEVLGIAGVQGNGQTELVEAITGLQHLPTGSIELLGKDITNRPPRSITEQGVAYIPEDRKGTGLVLGYSIRDNLVLSTYYKAPFTKGLTFNDAAIDENAQELIETFDVRTPSATTTAGSLSGGNQQKIIVAREFTRENRLLIASQPTRGIDVGSIEFIHNQIIKQRDAGLAVLLVSAELDEILSLADRVAVMYHGKIVGILPIAEATRERVGLLMAGIQEQPNGK, encoded by the coding sequence GTGACAGCGAACGTCGTACCTGCGTTGGAAGTCCGCAATATCACCAAGCAATTCCCCGGGGTTTTGGCCAACGACCAGATCTCTTTTACCCTACTCCCCGGCGAAATCCACGCCTTCCTTGGTGAAAATGGCGCGGGTAAATCCACCCTCATGAACATCTTGTACGGCTTGTATGACCCCGATCAAGGCGAGATTTTGATCAACGGCGAATTGGCCAAGATCAAAAATCCGGCTGATGCGATTCGGCTTGGTTTAGGCATGGTGCACCAGGAATATGCGCTCGTTGATACCCTAACCGTCACCGAGAACATTATTTTAGGCACCGAATTGCGCAATGGCCCAATTCTCAATGCCAAAGAAGCCAGTCAACGGGTGCGCGATCTTTCCGAGCAATATGGCTTGGCCGTACCACCCGATGCAATCGTCGGCGATTTACCCGTCGGGGTGCAGCAACGGGTCGAAATTTTGAAGGCGCTCTATCGCAATGTCAATATGTTGATTCTCGATGAACCAACTGCCGTATTGACTCCCCAAGAGGCCGATGACCTCTTTCGGGTTATGCGTGAATTAGCCGATCAGGGCAAGGCGTTAATTTTTATTACGCACAAATTACGCGAAGTGCGCGAAGTTGCCGACCGCATTACAGTGTTGCGCCGTGGTAAGGTTGTCGGCGGCGCAGACCCCAAAACCGCCAGCGAAGGCCAATTAGCCGCGCTGATGGTTGGTCGCGATGTTGTCTTGAAAGTTGACAAAACTGCGGCTAATCCTGGCGAGGCGGTGCTCAAAGTCCGCAATCTTAAGCTGCGCGATGATCGTGGCCTAACCGTGCTTGATGATGTGTCGCTTGATGTCCATGCTGGCGAGGTGTTGGGGATCGCTGGGGTGCAAGGCAACGGCCAAACTGAGTTGGTCGAGGCGATTACTGGCCTGCAACATCTGCCAACTGGCTCGATTGAGTTGCTCGGCAAGGATATTACCAATCGCCCGCCACGCTCGATCACTGAACAAGGTGTCGCCTACATTCCCGAAGATCGCAAAGGCACAGGCTTGGTGCTTGGCTATAGCATCCGTGATAATTTGGTGCTTTCAACCTATTACAAAGCGCCATTTACCAAGGGCTTGACCTTCAACGATGCCGCAATCGACGAAAATGCCCAAGAATTGATTGAAACCTTCGATGTGCGCACACCCAGCGCCACCACCACGGCTGGCTCGCTCTCAGGTGGTAATCAACAAAAAATTATTGTAGCGCGTGAATTTACCCGCGAAAACCGCTTGCTGATTGCTTCGCAACCGACGCGGGGGATTGACGTTGGCTCGATTGAATTTATTCACAACCAAATTATTAAACAGCGCGATGCAGGGCTAGCGGTCTTATTGGTTTCGGCAGAGCTTGATGAAATTCTGTCCTTAGCCGACCGCGTTGCTGTGATGTACCACGGCAAAATTGTTGGCATTCTCCCGATTGCCGAAGCTACGCGCGAGCGCGTTGGCCTGTTGATGGCCGGTATTCAGGAGCAACCCAATGGCAAATGA
- a CDS encoding ABC transporter permease — translation MANEQQAPAETKKPAEAKPTKRSLPWLSEAIVPLLAILTAVLIGAVIVFISIPSNKLPAFDLSLYGSRSDWFFSTLPERLRVTLSAFTGLFSGAFGDWSKPSTIPGAISNTLVESTPYILAGLAVAVTFKAGLFNVGAEGQLLMGALGSVAVAAFMPQWFGVASLPAIIHLPAALLAGVLAGAMWGIIPGYLRAKTGAHEVITTIMLNYIALQIMDYLINGVMKDKSATLQRTPFIHENAALPRIISKATDPSLTGGQAYPRLITTTSSTWDLRIHMGIIIAFVMVGFIWWLMNRTPKGFEIKTVGENPEAARYAGMNITGTVVGAMGISGALAGLAGTSQVVGLEYNLKAVFSSGLGFDSLAIALLAKSNPIAIVPAALFWGALRTGAGAMQINTGISINLINIIQALVIMFIAADQIVRWIYRIKQAEGGKITFNRSWGK, via the coding sequence ATGGCAAATGAGCAACAAGCCCCCGCTGAAACTAAAAAACCCGCCGAAGCTAAGCCGACTAAACGCAGCTTGCCATGGCTCAGTGAGGCAATCGTACCACTCTTGGCAATTCTAACGGCGGTCTTGATCGGCGCAGTGATTGTCTTTATTTCGATTCCCAGTAATAAGCTGCCAGCCTTTGATCTAAGCCTGTATGGCAGCCGCAGTGATTGGTTTTTCAGTACCTTGCCCGAACGTTTACGGGTAACCCTCAGTGCCTTCACTGGTTTGTTCTCAGGCGCATTTGGCGATTGGAGCAAACCAAGCACAATTCCAGGCGCAATCAGCAATACGCTGGTTGAATCAACGCCCTACATTTTGGCTGGTTTGGCCGTTGCGGTCACCTTCAAAGCTGGTTTGTTCAATGTTGGTGCTGAAGGTCAATTGTTGATGGGCGCACTTGGCAGCGTCGCGGTTGCCGCTTTTATGCCGCAATGGTTCGGCGTTGCCTCACTACCAGCGATCATTCACTTACCAGCAGCCTTGCTAGCTGGGGTGCTAGCCGGAGCCATGTGGGGCATTATTCCTGGCTATCTCAGGGCCAAAACCGGAGCGCATGAAGTTATTACCACGATCATGCTCAACTATATTGCCCTGCAAATTATGGATTATCTGATCAACGGCGTGATGAAAGATAAAAGCGCCACGCTGCAACGCACGCCCTTCATCCACGAAAATGCCGCCTTGCCACGCATTATCAGCAAAGCCACCGACCCAAGTTTGACGGGTGGGCAAGCTTATCCACGTTTAATTACCACAACGAGTAGCACCTGGGATCTACGGATTCATATGGGGATCATCATCGCATTTGTGATGGTTGGCTTTATTTGGTGGTTGATGAATCGCACACCCAAAGGCTTTGAAATCAAAACTGTGGGCGAAAACCCCGAAGCCGCCCGCTATGCTGGCATGAACATTACTGGCACGGTGGTTGGCGCAATGGGCATTTCGGGCGCTTTGGCAGGTTTAGCTGGCACAAGCCAAGTTGTTGGTTTGGAATATAACCTCAAGGCGGTGTTCTCCAGTGGTTTGGGCTTCGATAGCTTGGCAATTGCCTTGCTAGCCAAGAGCAATCCAATTGCGATTGTTCCGGCAGCGCTGTTCTGGGGCGCGTTACGCACGGGCGCAGGCGCGATGCAAATTAACACGGGTATTTCGATCAACCTAATCAATATCATTCAAGCTTTAGTGATTATGTTTATTGCTGCCGACCAAATTGTGCGCTGGATTTATCGTATCAAGCAAGCTGAAGGTGGCAAAATCACATTTAACCGTAGCTGGGGTAAGTAG